The Thermodesulfobacteriota bacterium genome includes a region encoding these proteins:
- a CDS encoding zinc ribbon domain-containing protein translates to MPIFEFHCLDCGKDFETLVLSKSDRIDCPKCHSAHLEKLMSSCAFKSGSKFTGTAGSSSCTSCSSKSCSTCH, encoded by the coding sequence ATGCCTATCTTTGAATTTCACTGTCTGGACTGTGGAAAAGACTTTGAGACCTTAGTGCTCAGTAAATCAGACCGGATTGATTGCCCCAAGTGTCATAGCGCCCATTTAGAGAAGCTGATGTCCTCCTGCGCCTTTAAAAGCGGGAGCAAGTTTACCGGCACGGCCGGCTCAAGCAGCTGTACAAGCTGCTCCAGCAAATCGTGCAGCACGTGTCATTAA